A DNA window from Mastacembelus armatus chromosome 11, fMasArm1.2, whole genome shotgun sequence contains the following coding sequences:
- the LOC113126627 gene encoding zinc fingers and homeoboxes protein 2-like: protein MSSRRKSSTPCMVRVISDLPEEQDDPEEVMGVEIVACNDEKNAEKEQSESPEPAEKSQDTQQANPDQHMFPKPLEKQNPEPFEQEEQLGKEDQPPVIENVEAREEKDRVRAETDPAPQKKQLRGYECKYCPFSTQNLNDFKEHVDSSHPNVILNPLYHCAVCDFNTKKFDSLTEHNESQHPGETNFKFKRIKMNNQTILEQTIESKDNSSECEVTNEQGEGNSTCVFPPYISTTVKGPDNIQSLFQRSKLKSQLDGLIQKNQITAVNINGTVIIPEPTILQGLSHVTPMLQRPPNFNSVPKIAVPLNTTKYNPSLDDNLTLISSFNKFPYPTHAELSWLTAASKHPEEQIKVWFTTQRLKQGITWSPEEVEEARKKMFNGSIPPAHHTFSVLPTSPTSQPSAKVSQPIVHTTVEHPGHLRTNGAVPTTNSPTGGTSHTLKRSLPAHLTAAFGPESKRPIMAVAPHSGDPKDKGLMAPPPPPPPHKDRLPMAPPPVPLEMKRPVAVPLVTTEMKRPSTAVPLMPPPSSSSLSSSSMSKGKLLSTLGNPKTKPVVSLPSIVFPESLTRPMIAPPPICAPPFKNSLLVPRAPPIASKEKQPNAYALPAADLSLPNSPPLITPQIRRPPIIQSIRAPAKAPSQIPGFPVDGKKLKEQQAVDLKASYPRGDKVLTPLAEANGMSRKDNKWPLSQTSPAHNNGVIHLDGAEVPAVTKDFQQKSSVLTQFPLLERMKGKTAEQLKILEENFLRNSFPTHSDIDNLSATTRLSHQEIDSWFVERRALRDNLEQALLNSMGTKRIGVGGIAAVADKRLHQQQQQHQTLQLNGIHKASTGVGHLKSPPPPTHTLPIIAPGTIAPSVPNPNSCSVPPDSRSLALLKDNFAQTRWPSPEEFSQLEGRTGLTRADLARWFSDSRLQSGTMELRELFHNNGVNGGQGPPVCSPENAPAGIMCQEGAVTNNSSSKVLEVELGWLMEQRVNSLSGQPHDELHGRFAGRLRQQNVAELKNGGQNGGVLGGAREVFGSWLEDGHSRRGRELLLDRERKMAEDTSGRLTG, encoded by the exons aTGTCCAGTCGCAGAAAGTCCTCCACCCCCTGCATGGTTCGGGTCATCAGCGATCTGCCTGAAGAGCAAGATGATCCGGAGGAGGTGATGGGGGTAGAAATAGTGGCGTGCAACGATGAAAAGAACGCAGAAAAAGAACAGTCAGAATCACCTGAGCCTGCAGAAAAGAGTCAAGACACCCAGCAGGCGAATCCAGACCAGCACATGTTTCCAAAACCGCTAGAAAAACAGAATCCTGAGCCATTTGAACAAGAGGAGCAGTTGGGGAAAGAAGACCAGCCCCCTGTCATCGAGAACGTAGAAGCCAGAGAAGAGAAGGACAGGGTAAGGGCCGAAACTGACCCGGCACCCCAGAAAAAGCAGCTCCGAGGCTACGAGTGCAAATACTGCCCGTTTTCAACGCAGAACCTGAATGACTTTAAAGAGCATGTGGACTCCAGCCACCCTAATGTTATTCTCAATCCTTTGTACCACTGTGCTGTCTGCGACTTCAACACCAAGAAGTTTGACTCGCTCACAGAGCACAACGAGAGCCAGCACCCAGGCGAGACAAACTTCAAGTTCAAGAGGATCAAAATGAACAATCAGACTATCTTAGAACAGACAATCGAAAGCAAGGACAATTCATCTGAATGCGAAGTGACAAATGAACAGGGTGAAGGCAACAGCACCTGTGTGTTTCCACCATACATATCAACCACAGTGAAAGGTCCGGACAATATTCAGTCGCTCTTCCAAAGGAGCAAACTGAAGAGCCAGCTGGACGGCCTGATCCAGAAGAATCAAATCACAGCGGTGAACATCAATGGAACGGTCATCATCCCTGAACCCACCATCCTCCAAGGGCTGTCCCACGTCACCCCGATGCTCCAGCGCCCACCCAACTTTAACTCTGTACCAAAAATAGCTGTTCCTTTGAACACCACCAAATATAATCCTTCTTTAGATGACAACCTGACATTGATCTCATCCTTTAACAAGTTTCCTTACCCGACACATGCTGAGCTGTCGTGGCTCACAGCTGCCTCCAAGCACCCAGAGGAACAAATCAAAGTCTGGTTCACCACACAGCGGCTGAAGCAAGGCATCACCTGGTCGccagaggaggtggaggaagccagaaagaaaatgttcaaTGGCTCCATCCCTCCTGCCCATCACACGTTCAGTGTCCTGCCTACAAGCCCCACCTCTCAGCCGTCTGCCAAAGTCTCCCAGCCCATTGTTCACACCACAGTCGAGCATCCAGGCCATCTCCGGACTAACGGTGCAGTCCCCACCACAAACTCACCTACTGGAGGCACCAGCCATACCCTTAAACGTTCCCTGCCAGCACATCTGACGGCAGCATTCGGCCCAGAGTCCAAGCGGCCCATCATGGCGGTAGCTCCCCATTCTGGCGACCCTAAAGACAAGGGTCTCATggctcctcctccacccccccctccccatAAAGACCGGCTCCCAATGGCTCCACCTCCTGTCCCCCTGGAGATGAAAAGACCTGTAGCAGTTCCTCTGGTCACCACAGAGATGAAGAGGCCATCCACTGCTGTGCCTTTAATGCCGCCGCCCTCATCGTCGTCATTGTCGTCATCTTCAATGTCCAAAGGGAAGCTGCTTTCAACATTAGGAAACCCCAAAACGAAGCCAGTGGTCTCACTGCCTTCCATAGTCTTTCCAGAGTCTTTAACCAGGCCGATGATAGCTCCCCCGCCCATCTGTGCCCCTCCGTTTAAAAACTCATTGCTTGTTCCTCGTGCTCCGCCCATCGCTTCCAAAGAAAAGCAGCCCAATGCGTACGCTTTGCCAGCTGCTGATTTGAGTCTGCCGAACTCCCCTCCGCTCATTACCCCACAGATAAGGAGGCCCCCCATTATTCAGTCCATTCGCGCTCCTGCTAAAGCCCCCTCCCAGATACCAGGCTTTCCTGTGGATGGCAAGAAACTAAAAGAGCAGCAGGCAGTGGACCTGAAAGCCAGCTACCCCAGAGGAGACAAGGTACTCACTCCTCTGGCAGAGGCCAACGGGATGTCTCGCAAAGACAACAAATGGCCCCTCAGTCAGACCTCTCCTGCTCACAACAATGGAGTCATACATTTGGATGGTGCTGAGGTTCCCGCAGTGACAAAAGATTTTCAGCAGAAGTCCTCAGTGCTGACACAGTTCCCCCTGTTGGAGAGGATGAAAGGAAAGACCGCAGAACAGCTGAAGATCTTGGAGGAGAACTTTCTGAGGAACAGCTTCCCCACACACAGCGATATAGACAACCTGTCGGCCACCACCCGCCTGTCTCACCAGGAAATTGACAGCTGGTTTGTAGAGCGCCGTGCACTCCGCGACAACCTGGAACAAGCCCTTCTCAACTCCATGGGCACTAAGAGGATTGGCGTGGGTGGGATTGCTGCCGTCGCTGATAAACGActacatcagcagcagcagcaacaccagACTCTGCAGCTGAATGGGATCCACAAAGCAAGCACCGGTGTGGGCCACCTCAAAAGCCCACCTCCACCTACGCACACCCTGCCCATCATTGCTCCCGGCACCATTGCGCCCTCCGTCCCCAACCCGAATTCCTGCTCAGTGCCTCCAGACAGCCGATCCCTGGCACTCCTCAAGGACAATTTTGCTCAAACACGGTGGCCTTCCCCTGAGGAGTTCAGCCAACTGGAGGGTCGGACAGGACTGACCCGTGCTGATCTCGCACGCTGGTTCAGCGACAGCCGGTTGCAGAGCGGCACCATGGAGCTGAGAGAACTGTTTCACAACAATGGAGTCAACGGAGGTCAGGGGCCGCCTGTGTGCTCCCCCGAAAATGCTCCAGCAGGCATCATGTGTCAGGAAGGAGCCGTaacaaacaacagcagcagtaaggTGCTCGAGGTTGAGTTGGGCTGGTTGATGGAGCAGCGCGTCAACAGCCTCAGCGGTCAACCGCATGACGAGCTCCACGGTCGGTTTGCTGGCag ACTGAGGCAGCAGAACGTGGCGGAGTTAAAGAACGGGGGACAGAACGGGGGAGTCCTGGGAGGAGCGCGGGAGGTGTTCGGGAGCTGGCTGGAGGACGGACACTCGAGGAGAGGACGGGAGCTCCTCCTGGACCGGGAGAGGAAGATGGCCGAGGACACATCTGGGAGGCTGACTGGATAA